Genomic segment of Pseudomonas sp. DY-1:
CTTCGAACAAGCCTTGATCGCCTACTTCAACCGTGATCACGCCGCCCTGATGGCGAAGATCAACGAGAAGGGTGACTTCAACGACGAAATCGACGCCGGCATCAAGGCTGGTATCGAGAAGTTCAAGGCCACCCAAACCTGGTAAGCCGCAGCGGGGGGTCGAAAGGCCCCCCGCCTGCTAACCCGATAGGTGTTACATGGCAGGCGCAAAAGAGATTCGCAGCAAGATTGCGAGCATCAAAAGCACGCAGAAGATCACCAGCGCCATGGAAAAGGTGGCGGTCAGCAAGATGCGCAGGGCTCAACTGCGTATGGCTGCCAGCCGCCCCTACGCGGAGCGCATCCGCCAGGTGATCGGTCATTTGGCCAACGCGAACCCGGAATACCGTCATCCCTTCATGATCGAGCGTGAAGTCAAGCGCGTCGGTTATGTCGTGGTGAGCAGCGACCGTGGTCTGTGCGGCGGCTTGAACATCAACCTGTTCAAGACTCTGGTCAAAGACATGGCGGGTTACCGTCAGGACGGCGTGGAGATCGACCTCTGCGTGATTGGTGGCAAGGGTGCGGCCTTCTTCCGCAACTACGGCGGCAACGTCGTTGCAGCCATCAGCCACCTCGGCGAGGAACCCTCGATCAACGACCTGATCGGCAGCGTCAAGGTCATGCTCGATGCATACCTGGATGGCCGTATCGATCGCCTGTTCGTGGTCTCCAACAAGTTCGTCAACACCATGACGCAGAAGCCGACCGTGGACCAACTGGTTCCGCTGGTGGCCGACCCGGATCAAGAGTTGAAGCATCACTGGGACTACCTCTACGAACCCGATGCCAAGGAGATCCTCGAAGGTCTTCTGGTGCGCTACGTGGAATCCCAGGTGTATCAGGCCGTGGTAGAGAACAACGCCTGCGAGCAGGCGGCACGGATGATCGCGATGAAGAACGCCACCGACAACGCCGGTGACCTGATCAGCAACCTCCAGCTGATCTACAACAAGGCGCGTCAGGCAGCGATCACTCAAGAGATTTCGGAAATCGTCGGCGGCGCTGCCGCGGTTTAAGACCGGTTCATATATTTAGAGGAACCAGATATGAGTAGCGGACGTATCGTTCAAATCATCGGCGCCGTTATCGACGTGGAATTCCCGCGTGATCAGGTGCCGAACGTATACGACGCGCTGAAAGTCAGCGGCGTCGAAACCACCCTGGAAGTTCAGCAGCAGCTGGGCGACGGCGTGGTTCGTTCCATCGCAATGGGTTCGACCGAAGGCCTCAAGCGTGGCCTGGACGTTTCCAACACTGGCAAGGCCATCTCCGTCCCGGTTGGTAAAGCAACCCTGGGCCGCATCATGGACGTGCTGGGCAACCCCATCGACGAAGCCGGCCCCATCGGCGAAGAAGAGCGCTGGGTTATCCACCGCGACGCTCCGTCCTACGCTGAGCAGGCGGGTGGCAACGAGCTGCTGGAAACCGGCATCAAGGTAATCGACCTGGTCTGCCCCTTCGCCAAAGGCGGTAAGGTCGGCCTGTTCGGTGGCGCCGGTGTAGGCAAGACCGTAAACATGATGGAACTGATCCGTAACATCGCGATCGAGCACAGCGGTTATTCCGTGTTCGCTGGCGTGGGTGAGCGTACTCGTGAGGGTAACGACTTCTACCACGAGATGAAGGATTCCAACGTTCTGGACAAAGTGGCCCTGGTATACGGCCAGATGAACGAGCCGCCGGGCAACCGTCTGCGCGTTGCACTGACCGGTCTGACCATGGCCGAGAAGTTCCGTGACGAAGGTCGCGACGTTCTGCTGTTCGTCGACAACATCTACCGTTACACCCTGGCCGGTACCGAAGTATCCGCGCTGCTGGGTCGTATGCCGTCCGCTGTGGGTTACCAGCCGACCCTGGCCGAGGAAATGGGCGTTCTGCAAGAGCGCATCACCTCCACCAAGACCGGTTCGATCACCTCCATTCAGGCCGTATACGTTCCTGCGGACGACCTGACCGACCCGTCCCCGGCGACCACCTTCGCCCACCTGGACGCCACCGTCGTACTGTCCCGTGACATCGCCTCGCTGGGTATTTACCCGGCAGTTGATCCGCTGGACTCGACCTCCCGCCAGCTGGACCCGCTGGTGATCGGTCAGGACCACTACGAGACCGCTCGTGGCGTCCAGTACGTTCTGCAGCGTTACAAGGAACTGAAGGACATCATCGCGATCCTGGGTATGGACGAACTGTCCGAAGCGGACAAGCAGCTCGTTAACCGTGCTCGTAAGATCCAGCGTTTCCTGTCCCAGCCGTTCTTCGTGGCCGAAGTCTTCACCGGTTCCCCGGGTAAGTACGTGTCGCTGAAAGACACCATCGCTGGCTTCAAAGGCATCCTCAACGGTGACTACGACCACCTGCCCGAGCAGGCGTTCTACATGGTCGGCGGCATCGAAGAAGCCATCGAGAAAGCGAAGAAACTGTAACCCCCTGAGCGCCCGGCAACGGGCGCTTACGTGAGGCAAGCGTATGGCTATTACTGTCCATTGCGATATCGTCAGCGCCGAAGCGGAGATCTTCTCCGGTCTGGTGGAGATGGTGATTGCGCACGGCCACCTGGGCGATCTGGGTATCGCTCCGGGTCACGCCCCGCTGATCACCGACCTCAAGCCGGGTCCGATCCGCCTGGTCAAGCAGGGTGGTGAGGAGGAGGTGTACTACATCTCCGGTGGTTTCCTCGAGGTCCAGCCCAACATGGTGAAGGTCCTGGCCGACACCGTGCTACGCGCCGGCGACCTGGACGAAGCTGCTGCTCAGGAGTCCCTCAAGGCTGCTGAGAAGGCCCTCCACGAGAAGGGCGCGGAGTTCGATTACTCCGCCGCCTCCGCTCGTCTGGCCGAGGCCGCAGCGCAACTGCGTACCGTCCAGCAGATCCGCAAGAAGTTCGGCGGCTAAGGCCCAAGGCTTCATTGTGGATAAGTAAAAGGGTAGCCTTGGCTACCCTTTTTCTTTTCCGGTTTTCCGGTTTTCGCTTACCAGCCTGATTCGGTGATCCTCTCCATGTCCCTCGATATAGTCATCCTCGCCGCTGGCCAGGGCACGCGCATGCGTTCGACCCTGCCCAAGGTCCTGCATCCCGTGGCCGGCAAGGCCATGCTCGGTCACGTCATCGATACCGCGCGCGAGCTCGAGCCCAAGGGCGTCCATGTGGTGATTGGCCACGGTGCTGAAACGGTACGCGAGCGACTGGCCGCGGACGACCTGAATTTCGTCTTGCAGGCCGAACAACTGGGCACTGGCCATGCCGTCGCCCAGGCCCTGCCGGAGCTTTCTGCCGAGCGAGTGCTGATCCTTTACGGCGACGTACCGCTGATCGAGGTGGAGACGCTGCAGCGCCTGCTGGAGAAGGTGAAGGACGATCAGCTTGCCCTGCTCACAGTGGACCTGCTCGATCCCACCGGCTACGGCCGCATCGTCCGTGATGCTGCGGGCGTGGTGAAGGCCATCGTCGAGCACAAGGATGCAACCCCCGAGCAGCGCGCCATCTGCGAAGGCAACACAGGCATCCTCGCCGTGCCTGGCAAGCGCCTGGCCGATTGGCTTGGACGGCTCTCCAACAACAATGCCCAGGGCGAGTACTACCTCACTGACGTCATTGCAATGGCAGTGGCGGACGGCCTGGTAGTGGCCACGGAGCAGCCCCATGACGCAATGGAAGTGCAGGGCGCCAATGACCGCATCCAGCTGTCTGAACTCGAGCGCCATTTCCAGAAGCGCGCTGCCCGCCGCCTGATGGCGCAGGGCGTGACCCTACTGGACCCCGCCCGCTTCGACGTGCGTGGCGAAGTGAAAGTAGGCCGCGATGTGCTCATCGACGTGAACGTCATCCTCGAAGGCCGTGTGGTGATCGAAGACGGTGTGCAGATCGGCCCTAACTGCGTCATCAAGGACAGCACCCTGCGTCGTGGGGCAGTGGTCAAGGCCAACAGCCACCTGGAAGGCGCCGAACTGGGTGAGGGCGCCGATTGCGGTCCCTTCGCGCGTCTGCGTCCGGGGGCGGTGCTGGGCGCGAAGGCCCATGTGGGTAACTTCGTCGAGCTGAAAAACGCCGTGATGGGCGAGGGCGCCAAGGCCGGTCACCTGGCCTACCTGGGCGACGCCGAGATAGGCGCGCGCACCAACATCGGTGCCGGCACCATCACCTGTAACTACGACGGTGCCAACAAGTTCCGCACTGTCATGGGGGAGGATGTGTTCATCGGCTCCAACAGCTCGCTGGTTGCACCGGTCACTTTGGGCGATGGCGTCACCACCGGTGCAGGCTCTACCATCACTCAGGACGTACCGGCTAACACCCTGGCTGTAGGTCGCGCCAAACAGCGCAATATCGAAGGCTGGAAGCGTCCGGTGAAGATCAAGAAGTAGTCTGTGGAAAACCAGGGTTGTGGATAACTCACGACCCGAACAAAAAGGCGGCCCAGGCCGCCTTTTGTCGTTTTCGGGGTTGACGCGAAAGCTTCGTTAGGTTTTGATTCGCGCCATTATATTTCGAAACGAAACTTCTTAGATGACGAAACGCAACACGCCTCAGCGCCGCCACGCGATCCTTGCAATGCTCGACGAGCAGGGCGAGGTGAGTGTCGACGAGTTGGCCAAGGCTTTCGCCACTTCCGAAGTGACTATCCGCAAGGACCTCACCGCCCTCGAAAAGAACGGTTTGCTGCTGCGTCGCTATGGTGGTGCCGTGCCGATGCCGCAGGAACTGATCGGCGAAAACAACCAGCCGGTGTCGTCCTACAAGCTAGCCATCGCCCGAGCGGCCGTCGGCTGCATACGCGAGCACGCGCGCATCATCATCGACAGCGGCAGCACCACTGCCGCCATGATCCCGGAGCTTGGGCACAAGCCGGGTCTGGTCGTGATGACCAACTCGCTCAACGTCGCCAACGCCCTGCGCGAACTGGAGCATGAACCTGTGTTGCTGATGACGGGTGGCACGTGGGACCCGCATTCCGAATCGTTCCAGGGCCAGGTAGCCGAGCAGGTCTTGCGCTCCTACGATTTCGATCAGTTGTTCATTGGCGCCGACGGTATCGACCTGCAGCGCGGTACCTCCACCTTCAACGAACTGCTGGGCCTCTCGCGGGTTATGGCCGAGGTGGCGCGCGAGGTGATCGTCATGGCCGAGTCCGACAAGGTCGGCCGACGCATACCCAACCTGGAGCTGCCCTGGAGCAGCATTCATACCCTGATTACCGATGAGCGCCTTTCTACCGAAGCGCGCGAACAGATAGCCGCGCGTGGGGTCAAGCTGATCTGCGCGCGCATAGATTGAGATAGGAGAACAGTCATGTGTGGCATCGTTGGCGCCATCGCCGAGCGTAATATCACCCCAATCCTGGTCGAGGGCCTGAAGCGCCTTGAGTACCGTGGCTATGACAGCGCCGGTGTCGCGGTCTACACCAACGACGGTGCGCTGGATCGCCGCCGCAGAGTAGGCAAGGTGTCTGAACTGGAGCAAGCCCTCGCTGAACAACCCCTGCTTGGCCGTCTGGGCATCGCCCACACCCGCTGGGCCACTCACGGTGCCCCCAGCGAGCGTAATGCTCACCCGCACTTCTCCGGCAACCAGCTGGCGGTTGTCCACAACGGCATCATCGAGAACTACGAAGCCTTGCGTGAGCAGCTCAAGGCGCTGGACTACGTGTTCACCTCGGATACCGACACCGAAGTCATCGTGCATCTGCTGAATCACAAGCTGAAAACCATCCCTGACCTCGCCGATGCGCTCAAGGCCGCCGTGCCGGAGCTGCATGGCGCCTATGGCCTGGCGGTTATCAGCGCCAGTCAGCCGGACCGCCTGCTCGCCGCCCGCAGCGGCAGCCCGTTGGTGATCGGCCTGGGCCTGGGCGAGAACTTTCTTGCTTCCGACCAATTGGCCCTGCGCCAGGTCACCGACCGTTTCATTTACCTGGAAGAGGGCGACATCGCCGAGATCCGCCGTGACAGCGTGCAGATCTGGGACGAGCAGGGTCGTGCCGTGCAGCGTGAGCAGGTGCAGTATCACGAAGGTGCCGAAGCTGCCGATAAGGGCGAGTACCGCCACTTCATGCTCAAGGAAATCCATGAGCAGCCCAAGGTCGTCCAGCGCACCATGGAAGGCCGTCTCGGCGCTGACCATGTGCTGGTGAACGCATTCGGGCCGCGTGCGGCTGAGCTCTTTGCCAAAGTGCGCAATGTGCAGATCGTCGCCTGCGGCACCAGCTACCACGCCGGCATGGTCGCGCGTTACTGGCTAGAAGACCTGGCCGGTATCCCCTGCCAGATCGAAGTAGCCAGCGAGTTCCGTTACCGCAAGGTAGTGGTCCAGCCGGACACCCTGTTCGTCACCATTTCCCAGTCCGGCGAAACCGCCGATACCTTGGCCGCCCTGCGCAATGCCAAGGAACTGGGTTACCTGACCAGCCTGGCCATCTGTAACGTTGGTACCAGTTCCCTGGTGCGCGAATCCGACCTGACCCTGCTGACCCAGGCAGGTCCGGAAATCGGTGTCGCTTCTACCAAGGCCTTCACTACCCAGCTGGTTGGCCTGTTGCTGCTGACGCTGTCGCTCGGCCAGGTGCGCGGTACCCTGGAAACTGGCGTCGAAGCCCATCTGGTGGACGAACTCCGTCGCCTGCCGACTCGCCTGGGCGAAGCCCTGGCAATGGACAAGACCATCGAGAAAGTGGCCGAACTGTTCGCCGAGAAGCACCACACGCTGTTCCTTGGCCGTGGCGCGCAATATCCGGTGGCGATGGAGGGATCGCTGAAGCTCAAGGAAATCTCCTACATCCACGCTGAAGCCTATCCGGCCGGCGAGCTCAAGCATGGCCCGCTGGCGCTAGTGGACAGCGATATGCCGGTGGTCACCGTTGCCCCAAACAACGAGCTAGTGGAGAAACTCAAGTCCAACCTGCAGGAAGTTCGAGCTCGGGGCGGCCAGCTGATCGTCTTCGCCGACGGCGAAGCCGGCATCGACAATGGAGAGGGGACTCACGTGGTGGCCATGCCGCACATCGACGATGTACTGACGCCGATCCTCTACACCATCCCGCTGCAGCTGCTGTCCTACTACGTCGCCGTGCTCAAGGGCACCGACGTTGACCAGCCGCGCAACCTGGCGAAATCGGTAACCGTGGAGTAACGCGGTTTCTGGTTGAATGACGGCGCCCCTTGGGCGCCGTTTCTATTTTGGGCAATAGGTGAAGGATTCAGCCTCCCGCTTGGGGGCGGGAACATATGTCCAAGCGGTATCACGAATGCAATGCAAAGCCGCTTGAATCGTTGCCGTGTTCAGGAGGTCAAACCTGCTGAGCGGGCCGGAATGCCGGATTGAAGGTGCTTGCGGCCGGCGCTATCGAGAGAAACTATCAACTCGATAGCCTGACAACTTTATAGGTTGGTCTACCTTTCCAGTGTTCTTGGTGAAGGAGGAGTTCCTATGCTTGCGCAACTTCCGCCGGTCATCCGCGATCTGAAATTACCCCTGCGGGTGCTGCTCTGGGACGGCAAGGAGATCGAACTTGGCCCCAACCCCACCGTGACCATGAGGTTGAAGGATCCCAGCGTGGTCTCCTTGCTGGCGCGACCCAGCCTCGACACTCTGGGAGCCGCCTATGTGGAAGGACGTCTGGAGCTGGATGGGCCGATCCTGGAGGTTATTCGCGTCGGCGATGCCCTGAGCGAGGCGATGATCGGCAAGGAGGATGAGTCGGTGCCGGCGCGCCAGTCCCACGACAAGGCCACCGATGCCGCTGCCATTTCCTACCACTACGACCTGTCCAACGATTTTTACGCTCTATGGCTCGATCGGGAGATGGTTTACTCCTGCGCCTATTTCCCCACCGGCACCGAGGACCTCGGGACTGCACAGCTGGCCAAGCTACACCACCTCTGCCGCAAGCTTCGCCTCAAGGCTGGCGAGTACTTGCTCGATGTCGGCTGTGGCTGGGGTGGGCTGG
This window contains:
- the glmS gene encoding glutamine--fructose-6-phosphate transaminase (isomerizing); its protein translation is MCGIVGAIAERNITPILVEGLKRLEYRGYDSAGVAVYTNDGALDRRRRVGKVSELEQALAEQPLLGRLGIAHTRWATHGAPSERNAHPHFSGNQLAVVHNGIIENYEALREQLKALDYVFTSDTDTEVIVHLLNHKLKTIPDLADALKAAVPELHGAYGLAVISASQPDRLLAARSGSPLVIGLGLGENFLASDQLALRQVTDRFIYLEEGDIAEIRRDSVQIWDEQGRAVQREQVQYHEGAEAADKGEYRHFMLKEIHEQPKVVQRTMEGRLGADHVLVNAFGPRAAELFAKVRNVQIVACGTSYHAGMVARYWLEDLAGIPCQIEVASEFRYRKVVVQPDTLFVTISQSGETADTLAALRNAKELGYLTSLAICNVGTSSLVRESDLTLLTQAGPEIGVASTKAFTTQLVGLLLLTLSLGQVRGTLETGVEAHLVDELRRLPTRLGEALAMDKTIEKVAELFAEKHHTLFLGRGAQYPVAMEGSLKLKEISYIHAEAYPAGELKHGPLALVDSDMPVVTVAPNNELVEKLKSNLQEVRARGGQLIVFADGEAGIDNGEGTHVVAMPHIDDVLTPILYTIPLQLLSYYVAVLKGTDVDQPRNLAKSVTVE
- a CDS encoding F0F1 ATP synthase subunit epsilon, whose protein sequence is MAITVHCDIVSAEAEIFSGLVEMVIAHGHLGDLGIAPGHAPLITDLKPGPIRLVKQGGEEEVYYISGGFLEVQPNMVKVLADTVLRAGDLDEAAAQESLKAAEKALHEKGAEFDYSAASARLAEAAAQLRTVQQIRKKFGG
- the atpD gene encoding F0F1 ATP synthase subunit beta, with translation MSSGRIVQIIGAVIDVEFPRDQVPNVYDALKVSGVETTLEVQQQLGDGVVRSIAMGSTEGLKRGLDVSNTGKAISVPVGKATLGRIMDVLGNPIDEAGPIGEEERWVIHRDAPSYAEQAGGNELLETGIKVIDLVCPFAKGGKVGLFGGAGVGKTVNMMELIRNIAIEHSGYSVFAGVGERTREGNDFYHEMKDSNVLDKVALVYGQMNEPPGNRLRVALTGLTMAEKFRDEGRDVLLFVDNIYRYTLAGTEVSALLGRMPSAVGYQPTLAEEMGVLQERITSTKTGSITSIQAVYVPADDLTDPSPATTFAHLDATVVLSRDIASLGIYPAVDPLDSTSRQLDPLVIGQDHYETARGVQYVLQRYKELKDIIAILGMDELSEADKQLVNRARKIQRFLSQPFFVAEVFTGSPGKYVSLKDTIAGFKGILNGDYDHLPEQAFYMVGGIEEAIEKAKKL
- a CDS encoding DeoR/GlpR family DNA-binding transcription regulator, with amino-acid sequence MTKRNTPQRRHAILAMLDEQGEVSVDELAKAFATSEVTIRKDLTALEKNGLLLRRYGGAVPMPQELIGENNQPVSSYKLAIARAAVGCIREHARIIIDSGSTTAAMIPELGHKPGLVVMTNSLNVANALRELEHEPVLLMTGGTWDPHSESFQGQVAEQVLRSYDFDQLFIGADGIDLQRGTSTFNELLGLSRVMAEVAREVIVMAESDKVGRRIPNLELPWSSIHTLITDERLSTEAREQIAARGVKLICARID
- the glmU gene encoding bifunctional UDP-N-acetylglucosamine diphosphorylase/glucosamine-1-phosphate N-acetyltransferase GlmU, producing MSLDIVILAAGQGTRMRSTLPKVLHPVAGKAMLGHVIDTARELEPKGVHVVIGHGAETVRERLAADDLNFVLQAEQLGTGHAVAQALPELSAERVLILYGDVPLIEVETLQRLLEKVKDDQLALLTVDLLDPTGYGRIVRDAAGVVKAIVEHKDATPEQRAICEGNTGILAVPGKRLADWLGRLSNNNAQGEYYLTDVIAMAVADGLVVATEQPHDAMEVQGANDRIQLSELERHFQKRAARRLMAQGVTLLDPARFDVRGEVKVGRDVLIDVNVILEGRVVIEDGVQIGPNCVIKDSTLRRGAVVKANSHLEGAELGEGADCGPFARLRPGAVLGAKAHVGNFVELKNAVMGEGAKAGHLAYLGDAEIGARTNIGAGTITCNYDGANKFRTVMGEDVFIGSNSSLVAPVTLGDGVTTGAGSTITQDVPANTLAVGRAKQRNIEGWKRPVKIKK
- the atpG gene encoding F0F1 ATP synthase subunit gamma, with amino-acid sequence MAGAKEIRSKIASIKSTQKITSAMEKVAVSKMRRAQLRMAASRPYAERIRQVIGHLANANPEYRHPFMIEREVKRVGYVVVSSDRGLCGGLNINLFKTLVKDMAGYRQDGVEIDLCVIGGKGAAFFRNYGGNVVAAISHLGEEPSINDLIGSVKVMLDAYLDGRIDRLFVVSNKFVNTMTQKPTVDQLVPLVADPDQELKHHWDYLYEPDAKEILEGLLVRYVESQVYQAVVENNACEQAARMIAMKNATDNAGDLISNLQLIYNKARQAAITQEISEIVGGAAAV